In Nocardioides marinus, one DNA window encodes the following:
- a CDS encoding PstS family phosphate ABC transporter substrate-binding protein: MTTQRTYRARTAITAGLAALTLFGLSACSEEPTQDATDIVADAQAQDYRADQAESQRVREAYRQLPQPASGTVQISGNRGSLTPDEVFAFNQSGSDTDVSMTYDGEDAAFAALCSGEVDIVDSSREVTRAEFEACRRVGLDLIQFQVASDAIVVAAKNESDVGGDCLSTDQVREIYRAGSPVTSWSQLGNGFDEVPLKVGGPNRENNAFSFFGQYVLGAPQPSMTNLRSDYRAFDTDQGSRLFVVGRDRDELLALQLRERARKRDLVKQQLADWYPVVNDAKEEVQVAREEVAKGQRDQRPLATQQADQARLQRAIEALEEAQRRMRVLEARKRELTAVWEKSLNARKRIQSSRGNVAYFRFSYYELFEEQLRPFEVTTPEGERNCIFPSQQTITSGEYPLARRMLLTTTQRSLERSEVSEFLLHYLNHAEDDATRARLVSVPEADIAVQKAWVRGDSDPVLVELDPEPIVTTDEQQSTSLQPAR; this comes from the coding sequence ATGACCACCCAGCGCACGTACCGGGCGCGGACCGCGATCACCGCCGGTCTCGCGGCCCTGACCCTGTTCGGCCTGAGCGCCTGCTCCGAGGAGCCGACCCAGGACGCGACCGACATCGTGGCCGACGCCCAGGCCCAGGACTACCGCGCCGACCAGGCCGAGAGCCAGCGGGTCCGCGAGGCGTACCGACAGCTGCCCCAACCGGCCAGCGGCACCGTCCAGATCAGCGGCAACCGGGGCTCGCTCACCCCGGACGAGGTCTTCGCCTTCAACCAGAGCGGCTCCGACACCGACGTGTCGATGACCTACGACGGGGAGGACGCCGCCTTCGCCGCGCTGTGCTCCGGCGAGGTCGACATCGTCGACTCCTCGCGTGAGGTCACCCGCGCCGAGTTCGAGGCGTGCCGACGGGTGGGTCTGGACCTCATCCAGTTCCAGGTCGCCTCCGACGCGATCGTCGTCGCCGCCAAGAACGAGTCCGACGTGGGCGGTGACTGCCTGAGCACCGACCAGGTCCGCGAGATCTACCGCGCCGGCTCCCCCGTGACGTCGTGGTCGCAGCTCGGCAACGGCTTCGACGAGGTGCCCCTGAAGGTCGGCGGGCCCAACCGGGAGAACAACGCCTTCTCGTTCTTCGGGCAGTACGTCCTGGGCGCTCCGCAACCGTCGATGACCAACCTGCGCTCGGACTACCGCGCGTTCGACACCGACCAGGGCTCTCGTCTCTTCGTCGTCGGTCGGGACCGGGACGAGCTCCTCGCGCTCCAGCTGCGCGAGCGGGCCCGCAAGCGCGACCTGGTCAAGCAGCAGCTGGCCGACTGGTACCCCGTGGTGAACGACGCCAAGGAAGAGGTCCAGGTGGCCCGCGAGGAAGTCGCCAAGGGGCAGCGCGACCAGCGCCCCCTGGCGACCCAGCAGGCCGACCAGGCCCGCCTGCAGCGCGCGATCGAGGCGCTCGAGGAGGCCCAGCGACGCATGCGGGTCCTGGAGGCCCGCAAGCGTGAGCTCACGGCCGTGTGGGAGAAGTCGCTCAACGCCCGCAAGCGCATCCAGTCCTCGCGCGGCAACGTGGCCTACTTCCGGTTCAGCTACTACGAGCTGTTCGAGGAGCAGCTGCGTCCCTTCGAGGTCACCACACCCGAGGGCGAGCGCAACTGCATCTTCCCCAGCCAGCAGACCATCACCAGCGGTGAGTACCCGTTGGCCCGCCGGATGCTGCTGACCACCACCCAGCGCTCCCTCGAGCGCTCCGAGGTCTCGGAGTTCCTCCTGCACTACCTGAACCACGCCGAGGACGACGCGACGCGCGCTCGTCTGGTCTCGGTGCCCGAGGCCGACATCGCCGTCCAGAAGGCCTGGGTGCGCGGTGACAGCGACCCGGTGCTCGTCGAGCTCGACCCCGAGCCGATCGTGACCACCGACGAGCAGCAGTCGACCAGCCTCCAGCCGGCCCGATGA
- a CDS encoding 1-acyl-sn-glycerol-3-phosphate acyltransferase — translation MSGEGWYAATTLLGRAVLRGLDVRRHWHDTEHLPPTGPVLLASNHASFPDFAFVGEAGLARGRRIRFLCRHDMWEVPVVGAAMRGMRHVPVDREAPAAAYLAARRLLGEGEPVCVFPEAGVSHSYTIRALMPGVAALARETGVPVVPVAVWGHQRLWPLRRHLDERAGVALHRGVHVDVAFGEPFAVAAGADLVEVTRDLGHRMTRLLEGLQTEPHHTPRPGERARWHPAHLGGTAPTRAQAEELDLVPRSAVAPTWGPSASDPSAVRE, via the coding sequence GTGAGCGGGGAGGGCTGGTACGCCGCCACCACCCTGCTCGGGCGCGCCGTGCTGCGGGGACTGGACGTCCGACGGCACTGGCACGACACCGAGCACCTGCCCCCGACGGGGCCGGTGCTGCTGGCCAGCAACCACGCCTCCTTCCCCGACTTCGCGTTCGTGGGGGAGGCCGGGCTCGCGCGCGGACGCCGGATCCGCTTCCTGTGCCGGCACGACATGTGGGAGGTGCCGGTGGTGGGTGCCGCCATGAGGGGCATGCGGCACGTACCGGTCGACCGGGAGGCACCGGCCGCCGCCTACCTCGCGGCGCGGCGGCTGCTGGGTGAGGGCGAGCCGGTGTGCGTCTTCCCCGAGGCCGGGGTCTCGCACAGCTACACCATCCGTGCCCTGATGCCCGGTGTCGCCGCCCTGGCGCGGGAGACCGGCGTACCCGTGGTGCCGGTGGCGGTCTGGGGCCACCAGCGGCTGTGGCCGTTGCGGCGCCACCTCGACGAGCGGGCCGGTGTGGCCCTGCACCGAGGGGTGCACGTCGACGTCGCCTTCGGCGAGCCCTTCGCGGTGGCCGCCGGGGCCGACCTCGTCGAGGTGACCCGCGACCTCGGGCACCGGATGACCCGGTTGCTCGAGGGGCTGCAGACCGAGCCGCACCACACCCCGCGGCCCGGTGAGCGGGCCCGGTGGCACCCCGCCCACCTCGGCGGCACGGCGCCGACCCGCGCGCAGGCCGAGGAGCTCGACCTCGTCCCCCGCAGCGCGGTGGCCCCCACCTGGGGACCGTCCGCGAGTGACCCCTCGGCCGTGCGCGAGTGA